The genomic region AGTACAAGGACCGCTACCGCGAGAAGGTGCTCGCGCTGGTCGAGAAGAAGGCCGCCGGCGAGGAGATCGTGGCCGCGCCCTCGGAGCAGCCGGCCAAGGTGGTCAACCTCGCCGACGCGCTCGCCGCGAGCCTCGCCGCCGCGCGGACCCGGAAGGCCGGGCCCTCGCCGGAGGAGGCGCCCCCGGCCGGCGAGCGGCGCCACCGGACGGCGGAGGCGGCGCACGTCGCGAAGCGCAAGCCGCGGAAGCGGGGCAACGGGTGACCGCGCGCGAGGGCGTGGAGGTCGAGCTCGACGGGCGGCGGCTGCGGCTGTCGAACCTCGACAAGGTCTTCTACCCGGCCTCCGGCTTCACCAAGGGCCAGATCATCGACTACTACACCCGCGTCGCGCCGGCCCTGCTGCCCCACCTCCGTGCGCGCCCCCTCACCCTGAAGCGCTACCCGGAGGGCGTGGACGGCCCGTTCTTCTACGAGAAGCGCTGCCCGCCGCACCGGCCGCGCTGGGTGCACACCGAGCCGGTCTGGAGCGAGGGGAACCAGGAGGACATCCACTTCTGCGTGGCCGACGACGTCGCCACGCTGGTCTGGGCCGCCAACATCGCCGACCTCGAGCTGCACACCTCGCTCTCGCTGGCGCGCTCCATCGAGCGCCCCACCATGATGGTCTTCGACCTCGACCCCGGCGCGCCGGCCGACGTGGTGCAGTGCTGCGAGGTGGGGCTCCTCTTGCGCGAGCTCTTCCGGGAGCTCGGGCTCGAGGCCTGGCCCAAGACGAGCGGCTCGAAGGGGCTCCAGGTCTACGTCCCGCTCAACCGGCCCGGCGCGACCTACGAGCGCACCAAGTCGTTCGCGCGCGCGGTGGCGGAGCTGCTCGAGCAGCGGCGCCCGGACCTCGTGGTCTCGTCGATGAAGAAGGCGCTCCGCGCCGGCAAGGTGCTCGTGGACTGGAGCCAGAACGACCGCTCCAAGACCACCGTCTGCGTCTACTCGCTGCGGGCCCGGGAGCGGCCCACGGTGAGCACGCCGGTCACCTGGGCGGAGGTCGAGGGCGCCTCCCGGGAGCGCCGGGGCGGCCTCCTGGTGTTCGAGGCCGGCGAGGTGCTCCGGCGGATCGAGGAGCGCGGCGACCTCTTCGCGCCGGTGCTCGAGCTGCAGCAGGACCTGCCCCCGCTCGGCGAGGAGGCGCCGGCCCCGCCGCGGCGCGCGCGGCGGCGGCTGCACTAGCCGCGACACCGTCCGCACTGCCGGCGGAACGACGCCGCGGCGCCGCCCGGTCTCCCCGGCGGCGCCGCGGCCCCCCCTCCCCAGCGACCGGCCCCGCGAGCACGTCGCGCCGGCCCGGCCCACAGAGGAAGCTGGAGTGCGTCCGCCCGTGCCGCAAGCGCCGCCGCCGATCCCTCTTCGAGAAGGGGACGGGCGAGCCGGCCCTCGCCACGTGCGCCGCGACGGCCGTGGCTAGCTTGTAGCGGCGGAGGGGGAAGGCCATGGCAGAGATTCCCAGCACCGCGCGGGCGAGGCCCGTGCCGCCCGGCGCCGCGGGGATGCCGCGGCAGCTCTCCACCCGCGACCTCGTCACCGAGCTCGCCCGCAAGGCCTCGCAGCTCGCGCGCAAGGAGGTCGAGCTCGCGAAGAGCGAGCTGCGCGCCGATCTCAAGACCGAGATCTCCATGGCGAGCGGCCTCGGCATCGCCGGCGTCTGCGCCCTGCTCACGGTGGCGATGCTCCTCGTCGCCCTGGTGCTCGGGCTGGCCGAGGCCGGCGTCTGGAGCGGCTGGCTCGGCGCCCTGATCGTGGCGGCGGTGGTGCTCGCCATCGGCACGGTGGCCGGGCTCGTCGGGTGGGCCAGGCGGGTGCGGACGCCGCTCGCGGCCACCCGGCGCACGCTCCAGGACGACCTGCGGTTCGCGAAGGAGAGGATCACATGAGCGAGAGCCCACGGCGCCACGCCCGCGAGCTCGAGGGGGAGATCGAGTCGCTCCGCGGGGAGCTCGGGGACCTCGTCTCCGAGCTCGACCGGCGCCGCCACGAGCTGCTCGACCTCCGGCTGCAGCTGCGGCGCCACCCGGTGGCGTTCGGGGTGGCCGGGGTGAGCGTGGTGCTGGTGCTCGGCGGCGCGGTGGCGGTGATGGTCAACGCCCGCGAGCGCCGGCGGCGCCCCACCGAGCGCGCCCGGCGGCTCGGCAAGGCGCTCTCGCGGATGATCGACGCGCCGCACAAGGTGGCCCGAGAGCCGTCGGTCGGGGAGAAGATCCTGGCCGCCGCCGGGACCGCCGCCGCCTCGATCCTGGTGAAGCGGCTCATGGACCGGGCCACGGCGCCGGTGGCCCGGGCGGCGCGCGAGGCCCGGGAGCCGCGCGCGATCCACTGAGTGTAAGCGCCTGGGTGGCGCGGCGGGCGCGGGTCACCCCTCGCGGACGCACTCCTCCGGCCGCTTGTCGTCGCGCAGCCCCTGGAACGAGGGGTGGCGCAGCCGGCCGTCGGCGGTCCACTCGGTGAACGACACCTCGGCCACGAGCCGCGGCCGCACCCAGCGGGCCCCGCGGAGCCGCGGCGCGTCCGCCGCCGGCGGGGTCTCCACGGCGTCGGGCTCGAGCCGCGCCCGGAGCTCGCGGCGGACGGCGTCGGTGTACCCGGTCCCCACCTTCCCCGCGTAGACGAAGCCCCTGCCCTGCCGGACCGCGACCAGGAGCGCCCCGATGGCCGGCTCGCCGGTGGTGATGGGCGTGTAGCCGATCACCGCGACCTCCTGGGAACCGGAGACCTTGAGCTTGAGCCAGTCGCGCGAGCGCCCGCCGCGGTACGGCGACCCGGCCCGCTTCGCGACGATCCCCTCGGCGCGCGCCTTGCGGGCGCGGGCCAGGGCCTCGGCCACGCTCCCCTCGACCGCCTCGGCGAGCAGGATGCCCGGGGGCGGGGCCGCGAGCAGGCTCGCGAGCAGCTCCTGGCGCTCCTCGAGCGGTCGGCCGCGGAGGTCCTCCCCCTCGTGCCACAGCAGGTCGAAGACGGCGTACCGGAGCTCGCCCGCGGCGCCCTGCAGGAGCTGGAAGCGCGAGACGCCCTTCGGGTCGAAGGCCACCACCTCCCCGTCGAGCACCGCCTCCCCGACCACGAGCCCCGCGAGCGCGCGCGCCACGCCCGGGAACCGCGCCGAGAGGTCGAGCCCGTTCCGGCTCTGGAGCGACACCTGCCCCCCGGAGACGCCGGCCAGGGCGCGGAAGCCGTCGTACTTCACCTCCAGGCTCCAGGCGCCCTGCGCCTCCTCGGGCCGGGCCAGGGTGGCGAGCATGGGGGGCCAGACGCGCAGGAGCAGGTCCATCGGGGCCGGGTGGCGGGCCTTGAGCGTGCGCGCCGCCACCGGCCCCCGGGTCACCCTCCGGCCGCTCGTCACCGACTCGGGCCGCGCGGCCACCACGTCGAAGCCGGCGTCGGCCGCCTCGTCCTTGGCCTTGAAGAGGAGCCACTGCTCCTTCCCGCCCGCGGGCCGGGTCCGGACGAGGTGCCAGCGCCCGCGCAGCTTCTCGCCGTGCAGCTCGAGCGCGAGGTGCCCCTTCTGCCGCTGCCTCGAGGCCTGCCCGGGCGGCACGGTCTCGTACCAGCCCCGGTCCCAGATGAGCGAGTCGCCCGCCCCGTACTCGCCGTCGGGGATGCGCCCCTCGAAGCCGCCGTAGGCGAGCGGGTGGTCCTCCGTCTGCACCGCGAGCCGCTTCTCCGAGGGGTCGTAGCTCGGCCCCTTCGGCACCGCCCAGCTCGCGAGGGCGCCGTCCATCTCGAGCCGCAGGTCGTAGTGCAGCCGCCGGGCGTGGTGCTTGTGCACCATGAAGCCGGGCGGGCCCTCGCCGCGCGGGCTGGGCGCGTCGGGAGCCGGTTCGGGGGTGACCCCGAAGTCGCGCTTCTGGCGGTAGGTGTCGAGGCGGCGCGCCATCCTGGAGAAAGGATGCGCAGCGCCGCCGGCGGGCGCGGGCTCGGGCGGCTAGGGCGTCCCGGGGAGGGCCAGGGCCGGCAGCCGGATCTGCAGGGGCTCCAGCTCCTTCTCGCCGGAGACGCGGATGACGCGGTGCGCGGCCGGGGTCTCGAGCAGCTTGCGGACCAGGGCCTGGTTCATCGCGTGGCCGCTCTTGCGGGCCGAGAGCGCGCCGATGAGCGGCATGCCGGCCAGCGTGAGGTCGCCGAGGGCGTCGAGCACCTTGTGCCGGGCGAACTCGTCGGGGAAGCGGAGCCCGCCGGGGTTGAGGATCGAGAACTCGTCCACGACGATGGCGTTCTCGAGGCTGCCGCCGCGCGCGAGCCCGCGGGCGCGCATCGCCTCCACGTCCTTGAGGAGGCAGAAGGTGCGGGCCGGCGCGACCTCCCGGGCGAAGCTGCGGTCGGAGAAGGTGAAGCCGAAGACCTGCTCGGTGATGAGCGGGTGGCTGAAGTCGGCGACGAAGCGGAGCGAGAGCTCGCGCGCCGGCTCGAGCCGGACCGAGCGATCGCCGTCCTTCACCTCGACCGCCTGGGAGACCACGAGGAAGCGCTTCCCCACCGGCTGGAGCGCGATCCCGGCCTCCTGCACCAGGTAGACGAACGGTGCGGCGGACCCGTCGAGGATGGGGACCTCGGGGCCGTCCACCTCGACGCGGCAGTTGTCCACGCCGAGCCCGGTGAGCGCCGCGAGGACGTGCTCGACGGTCGCGACGCGCGCGTCACCGGCGCCGAGCGTGGTGCTGAGGGTGGTGTCCACCACCGCGTCGGCGCGAGCGGGGATCTCCACGCCGAGATCGGCGCGGACGAAGCGGATGCCGGTGTCGGGCGGCGCGGGCGCGAGCACGAGCCTGGCCGGCGCGCCGGAGTGGAGGCCCACGCCGGTACAGCTCACCCGCCTCGAGATCGTGCGCTGTTTCCAGTAGCTCATCGAAGAGTTCCCGCTCACCTAACCCCGCTCGCCCGCTCGTGTTGCTCTCCGGCGGTCGTTCCTTGGGACGACGGCCACCGCGCGTCGGTTCCCAGCAATCGTCATGCCACTTCGAAAGCGAACTCCCGCCGGCCTGCTCGCATGCTCGACGCGGCTGCAAGTTGCCGCAATCAGGCGCCATTCGCAACACCTTCCCAGAGGTGGCCCCCTTGAGCGACGCTTCCCGGCACGGGTCGAGTCACACCCGGCTCGAAACCGCGACTTCCGTGTCAGGCGCGGAGGCATGAAACGCAAAAATGACGCAACGGGTTACACCAGAATGAACCGAGCGGGACGGCGTGCGGCTCTGATAGGGCTCTGATCCGGTGATCCCGCTCAAGGACGACATCGCGCTCGGGCGGACGCCCCCGCTCACCACCGCCCTCATCGCCGTCAACGTGCTCGCGTTCGGGTGGCAGGCGCTGGTGGCCGGGCTGTCGCTCTCGACGCAGACGGGCGGCGCGATCCCCTACGAGATCCTCACGTTCGTGGACGTGCCGCCGCAGGACCTGGTCCCGCCGCCGTTCACCATCCTCACGAGCATGTTCCTGCACGGGGGGCTCGGGCACATCGCCGGGAACATGCTCTTCCTCTGGGTGTTCGGCCGCGCGGTGGAGCTCGCGCTCGGGCCGGGCCGCTTCCTCGCCTTCTACCTCGCGAGCGGCGTGGCGGCGGCGCTCTCGCAGACGGTCGTCTCGGCCTTCGCGGGTGACGTGCTCACGCCCATGGTCGGGGCGAGCGGCGCCATCGCCGGCGTGCTCGCGGCCTACCTCGTGCTGTTCCCGCGGGCGCGCGTGCTCACGCTCGTGCCGATCTTCTTCTTCATCCGGCTCATGTACCTGCCGGCCTTCTTCTTCATCGGGGCCTGGTTCGTGCTGCAGCTGCTCTCGGCCGCCTGGGGCGGGGGCGGCAGCGGCATCGCCTTCATGGCCCACGTCGGCGGCTTCCTGTCGGGGCTCGCGCTGGTGCGGCTGCTCCGGCGGCGGCCCCGCTGGCATGCGCCGAGCGCCTGGTAGCAGAGCCTAGAGCAGGTCGCCCTGCCGGCCGCCCGGGCGCTTGCGGCCCAGGTGCTCGTACGCGGGCGGCAGCGCGATGCGACCGCGCGGCGTGCGCGCGAGGTAGCCCTCGCGCACCAGGAACGGCTCGTAGACGTCCTCGATGGTGTCGCGCTCCTCGCCGACCGAGGCGGCCACCGCCTCGATGCCGACCGGCCCGCCGCCGAAGGTGTCCACCACCGCCTCGAGGATGCGCCGGTCCATCGCGTCGAGCCCGCCGCGGTCCACCGCGAGCCGCGACAGGGTCAGGTCCACGATCTCGCGGGTGAGCTTCCCCTCCCCCTCCACCTGCGCGAAGTCGCGCGCCCGCTGCAGGAGCCGGATGGCGATGCGCGGCGTGCCGCGGGCGCGGCGGGCGAGCTCCTCGGCGCCGCCCTCGTCCACCGGCAGGTCGAGCTTGCGCGCGGCCCGCTCCGCGATCTCGCGCAGCTCCGGCGGCGCGTAGTACTCGAGCCGCTCCTGGATGGGGAACCGGTCGCGCAGCGGGCTCGCGAGCAGCCCGGTGCGGGTGGTCGCGCCGACCAGCGTGAAGCGCTCGAGCTTCATCTCCATGGTCTGGGCGCCGAGCCCGGCCCCGAGCACCACGTCGAAGCGGAAGTCCTCCATCGCCGGGTAGAGCGCCTCCTCGACGGAGGGCGAGAGCCGGTGGATCTCGTCGATGAAGAGGATGTCGCGCGGCTGGAGCGCGGTGAGGAGGCCGGCGAGGTCGCCCTTCTTCACCAGGGCCGGGCCGCTCGTCACGTGCAGCGCCACGCCGAGCTCGCGGGAGAGGATGTGGGCGAGCGAGGTCTTGCCGAGCCCCGGCGGGCCGGAGAGGAGCACGTGGTCGAGCGCCTCGCCGCGCTGCCGGGCCGCCCGGGCGTAGACGCGGAAGTTCGAGACCAGCTTCTCCTGGCCGACGTACTCCTCGAAGGTGGCGGGCCGGAGCGACTGCTCCAGCCGCTCCTCGGCGGGGCTCGACTCGGGGGAGAGCTCGCGGGCGGGGCGGACGGGCATGGGCGGCTACCTTACCCCCGGAGGAGCTTGAGCGCCTCGCGCAGGAGCTCGTCGAGGGGGCGCCCCTCGGCCCGATCCCGCAGGGCGTCGGCCGCCTGCTCGGCCTGCTGCGGCCGGTAGCCGAGGCCGAGCAGCGCCTGCGAAAGCTGCTCGATGGCGCCGCCGCCGGCCGCCTTCTCCGGCCTGCCCGGCGCCTCGGCGCGGGCGAGCGGCTGCAGCTTGTCCTTGAGCTCGACCACCAGCCGCTCCGCGGTCTTCTTGCCGACCCCGGGAACCTTGGTGAGCTTCGCCACCTCGCCGCGCGAGACCGCCAGGGCGAGGTCGCGGGGCGCGATGCCGGAGAGGATCTTGAGGGCGGCGCGCGGCCCCACCCCCTTCACCTCCACCAGCGCGTGGAACACCCGCTCCTCGTCCTCCCCGGCGAAGCCGATGAGGTGGATGGCGTCCTGGGAGACGTGGGTGAAGGTGCGGACCGTGGCCCGCTCGCCGCGCGGCGCGAGCGCCTGCAAGGCGAGGTCGGAGAGGAAGACGCGGTACCCGACGCCGTTCACGTCCACCACCGCGAAGCCGTCGCCCTTCTCGAGCACCGTGCCGGTGAGCTGGGCGATCACGCGGCGCTCCCGGGGCGGCGCACCGACGGGCGCAGGCGCGAGAGGGCGCGCGCCTCCGGGGCCGCGCCCGGCCGCCCGGCGCCGTCGGCGGCGAGCCGCACCAGCCCGGCGCGGCGGGCGAGGTGGCAGACCGCGATGGCGAGCGCGTCGGCCTCGTCGGAGAGGTCGGCCTCGACCCCGAGGATGGTCTGGGCCATGCGGACCATCTGCGCCTTCTCGGCCCGGCCGTTGCCGGCGAAGGCCCGCTTCACCTCGGAGGGCGCGTACTCGAAGACCGGCAGGCCGGCGCGCGCCGCCGCCGCGAGCGCCACGCCGCGCGCCTGCCCGAGCACCAGCGCCGACCGGGCGGAGAGCCCGAAGAAGGCCGACTCCACCGCGACCTCCACGGGCGCGGCGCGGGCGATGACGCCCTCCAGGCCGGAGAGGATCTCGCCCAGCCGCTCGCAGAGGGCGCGGCCGCCGCCCGGCGCCAGCACCCCCGACTCCACCACCCTGAGCCGCGAGCCCTCCCGCGCCACCACGCCGTAGCCGCAGCGGCGCGAGCCGGGATCGATTCCGAGCGCGATCACGGCGCGAGTGTGGCACGGGACTGAACCGGCGTCCAGATATGGTCGCCGGGCTCGCGGCGGTCCGGCCTCGCGCACCCAAACTCGCGGCAGCGCTCGGATGATCGTATTGCTGGCCCCTGGCAAGTAGTCGGGGAGCCGCCTCGTGCGACTGCGAGATCTCGATTTCAAGGCGAAGCTGGGCGTCGCGGTCGCCGCCGTCTTCGTCCCGTTCGTCGTCGTCCTGGCGCTCGTCACGCTCCGCTACATCGAGCGGGAGTTCAAGGCGAGCATCTCCCAGCAGCAGTTCGCGCTGGTGAAGTCCGTGGCCGCCTCCATCGACGACAAGCTCGGCATCACGCAGGATGAGATCGCGGCGAGCGCCGCCCAGCTGAAGGTGGAGGTGGACGACCTCCTCGACGCGGACAAGGTCCAGCGCTTCCTCGACTCCGAGCGCGCGGTCCTCGCGGTCTTCGACAACGGGCTCTTCGTCATGTCCCGGGAGGGGAAGCTCATCGCCGAGAGCCCCTTCCGCCCCGGGCGTCGCGGGCGGGACATCTCCTTCCGCGAGTTCTACCAGCGCACCATGCAGGTCCGAAGGCCCTACGTCTCGGCGCCCTACCTCTCGACGCACAACCCCAGCCAGCCCGCGGTGATGATCACCGCGCCGATCCTCGACGAGCGCGGGCGGGTGCTCGCGATCGTGGGCGGCAGCCTCGAGCTGCGCGGGCACAACATCCTCGCGAGCCTGCCGACGTCGCGCGTCGGCGGCGGCGGCTACTTCTACCTCTCCGACCTGAACCGGACGCTGATCCTGCACCCCGAGGAAGGTCGCGTCATGCAGCCGGCCGGCACGCCGGGCGTGAATCCCCTCTACGACGCGGCCATGGCCGGCTTCGAGGGGAGCGGCGAGACCGTGACCTCGCGGGGAGTCCGGGTCATCTCCTCGTTCAAGCGACTGGAGCGGAAGGACTGGGTGCTCTCGGCCAACTTCCCCACCGCCGAGGCCTATGCGCCGCTCGTCCAGGTGAAGCGCTATTTCCTCTTCGCCACGCTGATCGGGACCGCGATCGTCCTCGTGGCCGCCAGGATCCTCGCGGGGCGGTTGCTGCGGCCGCTCGCGGCCGTGACGAGTCACGTCGTGTCGCTGCCCGAGAAGAAGGGGCAGGAGCGGTTCATGCGGCTCGCGCGGACCGACGAGGTCGGGACGCTCGCCCACGCGTTCGACGGCATGGTCGCGACCCTCGACCGCCAGGAGGCGGAGCGCCGGGAGCTGCAGTCGCGCCTCATCCAGAGCGACCGGCTCTCGGCCCTGGGCCTGATGGCGGCCGGAGTCGCCCACGAGATCAACAACCCGCTCTCCTACATCGACGCGAACCTCTCCTGGGCGCTCGATCGACTCGGCGAGCCGGCGACGGTCCCCGGCGGCGAGCTGCGGGACGCGCTCGAGCAGGCGCTGGAGGGCGCCCGCCGCGTGCGCAACATCTCACAGGACCTGAAGCGGTTCGCGCGCCACGATCCGGCCCAACGCGCTCCGGTGGACCTCGCGACGGTGATCGCGTCGGCCATCCGCATGTCCAGGAAGGAGATCCGCTCCCGGGCCGAGCTGGTGACCCGCTTCGGCGAGGTCCCTCCGGTCCAGGGCAGCGAGGGGGCGCTGACGCAGGTGTTCCTGAACCTCCTCGTGAACGCGGCGCAGGCCATCCCCGAGGGGCACCCGGAAGAGAACCGGGTGGCGGTCTCCCTGTCGCTCGCCGCCGACGGCCACGTCCAGGTGGAGGTGGAGGACACCGGCTCCGGCATCCCGCCGGAGGCGCGCGCTCGCGTCTTCGAGCCCTTCTTCACGACCAAGCCGTTCGGCGTCGGGACCGGCCTGGGGCTCTCGGTCTGCCACGGCATCGTGACCTCGCTCGGCGGGGAGATCTCGTTCGAGGACGCGAAGGGCCGCGGGACGATCTTCCGGGTGCGGCTGCCGGTCTGGTCGGAGGGAGAGCGGGAGGGGGCGGCCGACGCAGGGCTCTCCACGGGTGCCTGCTAGGAGCCTGCCACTGGCTGTGTTCCTGCCGGATGGCGGCTGCCTCGAGGGCGAAGGCGTTTCGCGCTACGGAATGGCCGGCGGAAACACCGTCGGATGCTGGGGCAGCACGGTGCGGCGCAAGCGAGGCAGCGCGAGGTGGAACACCGCGCTCGCGGCCGCGAGCATGAGCCCGCCCACGAGCAGCGTGCGCGGCGCCCCGAACCGGCCCGCCGCGAGGCCGCCCAGGAGCGAGCCGAAGGGCGTGAGCCCCACGAAGATGGTCGAGAAGAGCCCCATCACCCGCCCCCGCATCTCGGCCGGCGCCAGCCCCTGGAGCAGGGTGAGCGACCCCGTGCTCTGGCTGATGAACCCGAACCCCGCCACCACCAGCGCCGCCAGGGAGAGCGCCGGCGTCCGCGACTGCGAGAAGGCCACGAGCCCGAGCCCGAGCAGCGTGGCGCCGAACCCCACCCGCCGCCCCAGCCCCCGCAGCCCGGTGCGGAGCATGAGGAGCACCGCCGCCACCAGCGCGCCCACGCCGGTCGCCGCCTGGAGCGAGCCGAGCATCCTCGGGCCCCCGTGGAGCACGTCGCCCGCGAAGAGCGGCAGGAGCGTGAGGAACGGCATCGCGAAGAAGCTCTGGAAGGCGAGGAGCGCCAGCAGCGCCCGCACGAGCGGGGTCTTGCCCGCGTAGGCCAGCCCCTCGAGCAGGTGCGCGCCGCGGTGCGCCGCCGGCCGCGGCTCCTCCTTCGGCAGCTCCATCACCAGGAGCGCCCAGATGGTGCCGAGGAAGGAGAGCGCGTTGAGGGCGAAGCACCAGCCCTCGCCGATGGCCGCCACCACGTAGCCGGCGATGGCCGGCCCCACCACCCGCGCCGCGTTGACGATGCTCGAGTTGAGCGCCACGGCGTTCGACATCGACTCGCCGGCGATCTCGCCGAGCAGCGCCTGCCGGGCCGGGATCTCGAACGCGTAGCTCATGCCGAGCATGAGCGCGAGCGGCATGAGGTGCCAGGGGCGCACCACGCCGGTGAGGGTGAGCACCGCCATGATCGCCGCCTGCAGGGTGGCGTTGATCTGCGTCGCGAGCACCACCTTGCGGCGCGGGTGCCGGTCCGCCACCGAGCCCGCGTAGACGCCGAAGACGAAGACCGGGAGCTGGGCCAGGAAGCCGATCACCCCGAGCAGCTCCGAGGAGTGGGTGAGCCGGTAGACCAGCCACCCCTGCCCCACGCTCTGCATCCAGGTGCCGGTGAGCGACACGCACTGCCCCGCGAAGAAGAGCCGCAGGTTGCGGTGGGAGAGCGATCGGAGGGAGTGGGGCCACCGCATGGACGCCCTTTAGTCTATCCTGCCGCCCCCTGTGAACCGGTCCGAACTCACGAAGGAGCTCCGCGCCCTCTGGCGCCTGTCCGTCCCGCTCGCCATCGCCAGCGCGGGCCAGTCCCTCATGGCGGTGGTCGGCTCCGCCGTGGCCGGCCGCGCCGGCGCGGCGCCCCTCGGCGGGGTGGGGCTCGGGAACACCGTCTTCATGGTCGGGTCGGTGTTCGGGATGGGGCTCATCATGGGGCTCGACGCCCTGGTGGCGCAGGCCATCGGCGCCGGGGATCGGGCCCGGGCGCGGCGCCTCGCCTGGAAGGGCACCGCCTTCGCCGGGGCCGCCGGCCTCGCCATCGCGGCGGTGCTCGCCGTGGCGCCGCTCGGCTTCGGGGCGGCCGGGGTGGACGCGGCCGTGGCGCCCGAGGCGGCGCGCTACCTCGCGTGGCGGGCGCTCTCGATGCCGTCCCTGCTCGCCTTCTTCGCGGTCCGCGCCTGGCTCCAGGCGCTCGGGCGCACCCGGCCGCTCGTGAGCGCCACCCTCGTCGCGAACCTCGCCAACCTCGCGCTGGCGGTGCCGCTCGCGCTCGGGGGCGCCGCGCTCCCGGCCTGGTGCGGCCCCTTGCGCGCCCTCCCCGCCTTCGGCGCCGCCGGCGCCGGCGCCGCGGCCACGGTCGCGACCGCGCTGCAGGCGGCGCTCGTGCTGGTGGCGCTCCGGAACGAGGGGAAGAGCGAGCCCGGCGGCGCGCCGCGCCGGGGCGAGCTGCGCGGCGCCCTGCGGGTCGGCCTGCCCATCGCCTTCCACTTCACGGTGGAGATGGGGCTCTTCACGCTGGTCGGCTTCCTCGCCGCGAGGCTCGGCGAGCTGCCCATGGCGGCGCACCAGGTGGCGCTGACGCTCGTGACGGTGAGCTTCACGCTCGTCGTCGGCGTCGGGACCGCCGGGTCGGTGCGGGTCGGGCACGCCATCGGCGCCGGCGACGCGCCCGCGGTGCGGCGGGCCGGGCTCGTGACCTTCGGCTCGGGCGCCGGCGTGATGGCCTGCTCCGCGCTCTGCCTGCTCCTCTTCCCCGGCCCGCTGGCGCGGCTCGTGTCGAGCGACCCGGCCGTCGTCGCCGCGGCCGGCCCGCTCCTCGGCGTGGCGGCGGTGTTCCAGGTCTTCGACGGGATCCAGGCGGTGGGCGCCGGGCTGCTCCGCGGCGCCGGCGACACCCGCTTCACCTTCCTCGCCAACGTCGCGGGGCACTACCTCGTGGGGCTGCCGGTGACGGTGGGGCTCGGGGTGCTCGCCGGGAGGGGCGTGGTCGGGCTCTGGTGGGGGCTCTGCGCCGGCCTGGTCACCGTCGCCGTCGTCACCGTGGCCCGCTTCCGCGCCCTCTCCGCCCGGCCCATCGCGCCGTTAGCTTGAGGACATGCGGCTCGAGCTCCCCCAGCCCTTCCGCGACCTCGAGCACACCGCCGACGTCGGCGTGGCGGTCGAGGGAGCGACCGCGGAGGAGGCGCTGGCGCGGCTCGTCCTCGCGCAGGCCGCGCTGCTCCTGGGCGGCGCGGGGGTGACCGCCGAGTGGGAGGAGCGGCTCGCCGTCGAGGCGGGCGGGCGCGTGGCGGTGGCGGTGAACCTGCTGCGCGAGCTGCTCTACCGCTTCGCGACCGAGCGGCTCGTCGCGCAGGCCTGCGAGGTGCTGCGAATGGACGAGGGCGCCGCGGAGGTGCAGGTGGCCTTCGGCCGTTACGATCCCGCGCGACACGCCGAGGGGGTCGACCTCAAGGCGGTCACCTGGCACGAGGCCCGCTTCGAGCCCGGCGGGGACGGCTGGCGCGCGCAGGTCGTGTTCGACATCTGACAGGCTGGGCGCGGGTGATTTCGGGCCACCCTGTGAGGCGTGCGA from Anaeromyxobacter paludicola harbors:
- the ruvC gene encoding crossover junction endodeoxyribonuclease RuvC — its product is MIALGIDPGSRRCGYGVVAREGSRLRVVESGVLAPGGGRALCERLGEILSGLEGVIARAAPVEVAVESAFFGLSARSALVLGQARGVALAAAARAGLPVFEYAPSEVKRAFAGNGRAEKAQMVRMAQTILGVEADLSDEADALAIAVCHLARRAGLVRLAADGAGRPGAAPEARALSRLRPSVRRPGSAA
- a CDS encoding sensor histidine kinase; protein product: MRLRDLDFKAKLGVAVAAVFVPFVVVLALVTLRYIEREFKASISQQQFALVKSVAASIDDKLGITQDEIAASAAQLKVEVDDLLDADKVQRFLDSERAVLAVFDNGLFVMSREGKLIAESPFRPGRRGRDISFREFYQRTMQVRRPYVSAPYLSTHNPSQPAVMITAPILDERGRVLAIVGGSLELRGHNILASLPTSRVGGGGYFYLSDLNRTLILHPEEGRVMQPAGTPGVNPLYDAAMAGFEGSGETVTSRGVRVISSFKRLERKDWVLSANFPTAEAYAPLVQVKRYFLFATLIGTAIVLVAARILAGRLLRPLAAVTSHVVSLPEKKGQERFMRLARTDEVGTLAHAFDGMVATLDRQEAERRELQSRLIQSDRLSALGLMAAGVAHEINNPLSYIDANLSWALDRLGEPATVPGGELRDALEQALEGARRVRNISQDLKRFARHDPAQRAPVDLATVIASAIRMSRKEIRSRAELVTRFGEVPPVQGSEGALTQVFLNLLVNAAQAIPEGHPEENRVAVSLSLAADGHVQVEVEDTGSGIPPEARARVFEPFFTTKPFGVGTGLGLSVCHGIVTSLGGEISFEDAKGRGTIFRVRLPVWSEGEREGAADAGLSTGAC
- a CDS encoding MFS transporter, with the translated sequence MRWPHSLRSLSHRNLRLFFAGQCVSLTGTWMQSVGQGWLVYRLTHSSELLGVIGFLAQLPVFVFGVYAGSVADRHPRRKVVLATQINATLQAAIMAVLTLTGVVRPWHLMPLALMLGMSYAFEIPARQALLGEIAGESMSNAVALNSSIVNAARVVGPAIAGYVVAAIGEGWCFALNALSFLGTIWALLVMELPKEEPRPAAHRGAHLLEGLAYAGKTPLVRALLALLAFQSFFAMPFLTLLPLFAGDVLHGGPRMLGSLQAATGVGALVAAVLLMLRTGLRGLGRRVGFGATLLGLGLVAFSQSRTPALSLAALVVAGFGFISQSTGSLTLLQGLAPAEMRGRVMGLFSTIFVGLTPFGSLLGGLAAGRFGAPRTLLVGGLMLAAASAVFHLALPRLRRTVLPQHPTVFPPAIP
- a CDS encoding MATE family efflux transporter, whose protein sequence is MNRSELTKELRALWRLSVPLAIASAGQSLMAVVGSAVAGRAGAAPLGGVGLGNTVFMVGSVFGMGLIMGLDALVAQAIGAGDRARARRLAWKGTAFAGAAGLAIAAVLAVAPLGFGAAGVDAAVAPEAARYLAWRALSMPSLLAFFAVRAWLQALGRTRPLVSATLVANLANLALAVPLALGGAALPAWCGPLRALPAFGAAGAGAAATVATALQAALVLVALRNEGKSEPGGAPRRGELRGALRVGLPIAFHFTVEMGLFTLVGFLAARLGELPMAAHQVALTLVTVSFTLVVGVGTAGSVRVGHAIGAGDAPAVRRAGLVTFGSGAGVMACSALCLLLFPGPLARLVSSDPAVVAAAGPLLGVAAVFQVFDGIQAVGAGLLRGAGDTRFTFLANVAGHYLVGLPVTVGLGVLAGRGVVGLWWGLCAGLVTVAVVTVARFRALSARPIAPLA
- a CDS encoding archease; the protein is MRLELPQPFRDLEHTADVGVAVEGATAEEALARLVLAQAALLLGGAGVTAEWEERLAVEAGGRVAVAVNLLRELLYRFATERLVAQACEVLRMDEGAAEVQVAFGRYDPARHAEGVDLKAVTWHEARFEPGGDGWRAQVVFDI